A window of Malania oleifera isolate guangnan ecotype guangnan chromosome 2, ASM2987363v1, whole genome shotgun sequence genomic DNA:
TCATGAgtaaatatgatttaaatataaaattatgaaaataaaaacgtatttgaaaacataatttttgatatttaaatttaaatggaaaataatataaaattatttttatatcctttttaaatttataaaattcaaatttaagttccTAAAAAAGCATGCAGCTTGGGAGGAAATTTCAGTTTGTCTTTTCATTATTCCATATGCCAGTGTTGACTCGTCCACTTCACGGATCTCTATAAAGCCATCGGCCACTTCCTCCCTTTTCTTTGTGACAAAATCCTCCGCCCCTTTCTTTGTCTACACCCCAATATGACATCCTCCACCGTCGACCAAAGCGGCGGCGCCCCGATCGCCGCCCTCCATCCAGAAGTCCTCCGGACGCACGTCCTCACCCGCCTCGACGGCCCCACTCTCGCCTCCACGGCCTGCGCTTCCTCTCTTTTCCGCGCACTCTCCGCCGACGACGAACTCTGGCGTCACATCTGTCGCGCCACATGGCCCTCCGTTGATTCCCCACGTCTGCGCCGCCTCATCTCCTCCTTCCCCTCCGGCCACCGCTCCTTCTTTTACGACTCCTTCCCCCTCCTCCACCACCACAACCTCGACGGAGCCCCGCCGACAGATCCCCGCCATTCATCGTCTCACCCATCCCAACTAATATCAGCCGTCGATATTCACTACCAGGACAAACTCGTCCTCTCCAGAGTTGTCGAGACCGATACCGGTACCGGCTGGTTCCGGTGCCTCCCCTTCAGAATCGACCTCTTGAAACAAGAGGAACGCGTTCCGATTCCGGTAAAATTCGGGACTGGTGGCGACACGTGTCGGTCGCAGCTGGAGGAGAACTTGATCGTGAGCTGGATCGTGGTGGACCCGACCCGCAACCGGGCGGCGAACCTCTCGAGCCGGAGGCCCGTTTCTG
This region includes:
- the LOC131149823 gene encoding F-box protein At2g27310-like, with amino-acid sequence MTSSTVDQSGGAPIAALHPEVLRTHVLTRLDGPTLASTACASSLFRALSADDELWRHICRATWPSVDSPRLRRLISSFPSGHRSFFYDSFPLLHHHNLDGAPPTDPRHSSSHPSQLISAVDIHYQDKLVLSRVVETDTGTGWFRCLPFRIDLLKQEERVPIPVKFGTGGDTCRSQLEENLIVSWIVVDPTRNRAANLSSRRPVSVQRLLWSGEVEVRYATAVGGGRKGSPAEWVELGVVVTCGGKEGGGAHMREVRVQVEDMEGRVLKGKDSMVILREAMEMGKRKLRGEIRERYEEFVEKRRERREGGERIERMWDMACMGFGFFFFVVLWWFVVFSFG